Proteins encoded within one genomic window of Halodesulfurarchaeum formicicum:
- a CDS encoding TAXI family TRAP transporter solute-binding subunit, with translation MTRNTSRRRFIQAAGGASLVALAGCAGNGENGEGTTTEEEETTRFSWHAGGTSGTYYPLSNEFKTVVEDNTDYSLNVQSTGASVENVGSLQSGDADFALIQNDIAYFAKNGTGIDAFDGSPVENLKGVATLYPETITVVTLAESGISTLSDLEGKTINTGDLGSGTQVNALQILEAVGIEDFDEQNASFGQAADQLRDGDVDAAFVVGGWPVGAIEDLANTNDIEIVPIAGDNRAAVKDAASWFADDTIPGGTYSGVESDVETVAVQAMIATRSGLDADAVETVTAAIFDNVDALSTKTDFISKESAQDGMSIELHEGAAAYFG, from the coding sequence ATGACACGCAACACGAGTCGACGACGATTCATTCAGGCTGCCGGTGGCGCGTCCCTGGTAGCGCTCGCTGGCTGTGCCGGAAACGGCGAGAACGGGGAGGGGACCACCACTGAAGAGGAGGAAACCACGCGTTTCTCCTGGCACGCAGGTGGCACCAGCGGGACCTACTACCCGCTCTCGAACGAGTTCAAGACGGTTGTCGAGGACAACACTGATTACTCGCTCAACGTCCAGTCCACGGGCGCGAGCGTGGAGAACGTCGGCAGTCTCCAGAGTGGTGACGCCGACTTCGCGCTGATCCAGAACGACATCGCCTACTTCGCCAAGAACGGGACCGGGATCGACGCCTTCGACGGCAGTCCGGTCGAGAACCTCAAGGGGGTCGCGACACTGTACCCCGAAACGATCACGGTCGTCACGCTCGCGGAGTCCGGCATCTCGACGCTGTCGGATCTCGAAGGCAAGACGATCAACACGGGGGACCTCGGGTCCGGAACACAGGTCAACGCCCTGCAGATCCTCGAGGCAGTGGGCATCGAGGACTTCGACGAGCAGAACGCCTCCTTCGGGCAGGCGGCCGACCAGCTGCGTGACGGTGATGTGGACGCCGCCTTCGTCGTCGGTGGGTGGCCGGTCGGGGCCATCGAGGACCTCGCGAACACGAACGACATCGAGATCGTCCCCATCGCCGGCGACAATCGCGCGGCGGTCAAGGACGCGGCCTCCTGGTTTGCCGATGACACCATCCCTGGTGGCACCTATTCGGGCGTCGAGTCGGACGTCGAAACCGTCGCCGTCCAGGCGATGATCGCGACCCGATCCGGCCTCGACGCGGACGCCGTCGAGACGGTGACCGCGGCTATCTTCGACAACGTCGACGCCCTCTCCACGAAGACCGACTTCATCTCCAAGGAGAGCGCCCAGGACGGCATGTCCATCGAGCTGCACGAGGGCGCAGCGGCGTACTTCGGGTAA
- a CDS encoding DUF1850 domain-containing protein, whose translation MNLPDWSVRRWVLVAIVVFAAIGLALGTPAQKTLVVERVDSGEVIIADSVSNGTTVGLEYMHSVEKTRVYDEYTVRGMSLANTRMEFESYGWGLPAGANVTLEDGVFVFEPDKSYQSITVKPGRIANHTLTVGDRTYDLVERADANSVHIRVTRTTPLTRLLVGR comes from the coding sequence ATGAACCTGCCTGACTGGTCGGTCCGCCGATGGGTACTGGTCGCGATCGTCGTGTTCGCAGCGATCGGACTGGCCCTTGGAACGCCGGCGCAGAAAACCCTCGTCGTCGAACGAGTCGACTCTGGCGAGGTGATCATCGCGGACTCGGTTTCGAACGGAACGACTGTTGGCCTCGAATACATGCACAGCGTCGAGAAGACCCGGGTTTACGACGAGTATACCGTCCGAGGAATGTCACTTGCCAACACACGGATGGAGTTCGAATCCTACGGTTGGGGCCTCCCGGCGGGGGCGAACGTCACGCTGGAGGACGGCGTCTTCGTGTTCGAACCGGACAAATCCTACCAGTCGATCACCGTCAAGCCGGGCCGAATCGCGAATCACACGCTCACGGTCGGTGATCGGACGTACGATCTGGTCGAGCGGGCCGATGCGAATTCGGTGCATATTCGGGTAACCAGAACGACGCCCCTAACAAGACTCCTCGTGGGTCGGTGA